Proteins encoded within one genomic window of Prauserella marina:
- a CDS encoding class I SAM-dependent RNA methyltransferase: protein MSENWAGRRLELEVGSVAHGGHCVSRVDGRVVFVRHALPGELVVAEVTEDKGKSFCRADAVRVLRPSPDRVEPPCPSAGPGLCGGCDWQHATPEAARALKADVVAEQLQRLAGITWPVTVEELRPAPLRWRTRTRFVAGEGGKAGLRAHHSHRVIPLDDCPITMPEAAGAVLSRTWRRGSEIEVTEDGAGRVHLRQDTRQLKGGVAKERAAGRSWRLSSHGFWQGHPAAADALAGVVGEWAAASPGQRAWDLYAGVGIFASVLAGQVGEEGSVLAVESGRRAVADGESNLADLPQVGWRCGRVEHVLSTLEEQVDVVVLDPPRKGAGKQVVDAIAAAEAHRVVYVACDPAALARDVATFAGHGYSLRELRAFDAFPMTHHVECVALLSRSY from the coding sequence GTGAGTGAGAACTGGGCAGGCCGCAGGCTGGAACTCGAAGTGGGTTCCGTCGCGCACGGAGGACACTGCGTGTCCAGAGTGGACGGGCGGGTGGTCTTCGTCCGGCATGCGCTGCCCGGCGAGCTCGTCGTCGCCGAAGTCACCGAGGACAAGGGAAAGTCGTTCTGCCGCGCGGACGCGGTGCGCGTACTGCGCCCCTCGCCGGACCGGGTCGAACCACCGTGCCCTTCGGCTGGGCCAGGACTGTGCGGCGGCTGCGACTGGCAGCACGCCACCCCGGAAGCCGCGAGGGCGCTCAAGGCCGATGTCGTCGCCGAGCAGCTTCAACGACTGGCGGGAATCACCTGGCCGGTCACGGTGGAGGAGTTGCGGCCGGCTCCGTTGCGCTGGCGCACCCGCACCAGGTTCGTCGCCGGTGAGGGCGGAAAAGCGGGATTGCGCGCCCATCACAGCCATCGCGTGATCCCGCTGGACGACTGCCCGATCACGATGCCGGAAGCGGCAGGGGCGGTGTTGTCCCGCACGTGGCGCAGGGGCAGCGAGATCGAGGTCACCGAGGACGGCGCGGGCCGTGTCCACCTTCGCCAGGACACCCGGCAGCTCAAGGGCGGGGTGGCGAAGGAGCGGGCCGCGGGCCGGAGCTGGCGGTTGTCCTCGCACGGTTTCTGGCAGGGCCATCCCGCCGCTGCCGACGCGCTAGCCGGGGTGGTGGGGGAGTGGGCCGCCGCCTCGCCGGGACAGCGGGCGTGGGATCTCTACGCGGGAGTCGGCATTTTCGCGTCCGTCCTCGCCGGACAGGTCGGCGAGGAGGGTTCCGTGCTCGCCGTCGAATCCGGCAGGAGGGCCGTCGCCGACGGCGAGTCCAACCTGGCTGATCTTCCTCAGGTCGGCTGGCGTTGCGGGAGAGTCGAACACGTACTGTCCACACTGGAGGAACAGGTGGACGTCGTCGTCCTCGATCCGCCGCGCAAGGGCGCGGGCAAACAGGTCGTCGACGCCATCGCGGCAGCCGAAGCGCACCGCGTCGTGTACGTCGCGTGCGATCCGGCCGCGCTGGCCCGCGATGTCGCCACGTTCGCGGGCCACGGCTACTCACTACGGGAACTGCGCGCGTTCGACGCCTTCCCGATGACCCACCACGTCGAGTGTGTCGCGCTGCTGAGCCGGTCGTACTAG
- a CDS encoding L-idonate 5-dehydrogenase — translation MCEALVARGAGDIRIERRAVKEPAPHEAVVAVGYGGICGSDLHYWSHGAVGESVLRAPMVLGHEVAGHVLSAAADGSGPAEGTAVAVHPASPCGGCDYCAAGRASLCPRTSYLGSAARVPHTDGALAQRFVVTAGRLLPLPDTVPVRKGALAEPASVAWHAVSRAGEVKGKRVLVVGAGPIGALVVAVLRRAGAGEIVVTDLHERPVRIAGLLGATTGFTGPPPPGLDAEVAIESSGSPSGVATAVAGLRRGGHLVLLGLPPKPEQPFPAGLVATRELTIAGSFRFHTEMAEVIAALGDGSLDVEPVISHEFPLREAETAFAVAADPSASGKVLLRC, via the coding sequence ATGTGCGAGGCGCTGGTCGCCCGTGGCGCGGGCGACATCAGGATCGAACGGCGCGCCGTGAAGGAGCCCGCACCGCACGAGGCCGTCGTCGCCGTCGGCTACGGCGGCATCTGCGGTTCGGATCTGCACTACTGGTCGCACGGCGCGGTCGGCGAGTCGGTGTTGCGCGCGCCCATGGTGCTGGGACACGAGGTCGCGGGCCACGTGCTCAGCGCCGCGGCCGACGGGTCCGGTCCCGCCGAGGGTACCGCGGTTGCCGTTCACCCCGCCTCTCCCTGCGGCGGCTGCGATTACTGTGCCGCCGGGAGGGCGAGCCTGTGCCCGCGCACGTCCTATCTGGGCTCGGCGGCACGCGTCCCGCACACCGACGGCGCGCTGGCGCAACGGTTCGTGGTGACGGCAGGCCGGTTGCTGCCACTGCCGGACACGGTGCCCGTGCGGAAGGGCGCGCTCGCCGAACCCGCTTCAGTCGCATGGCACGCGGTGTCGAGAGCGGGCGAGGTGAAGGGAAAGCGGGTGCTGGTCGTCGGCGCGGGACCGATCGGCGCGCTCGTTGTCGCCGTGCTGCGGCGCGCGGGAGCGGGCGAGATCGTGGTGACCGACCTGCACGAGCGGCCGGTACGGATCGCCGGGCTGCTGGGCGCGACGACGGGTTTCACCGGACCTCCGCCCCCGGGACTCGACGCCGAGGTGGCCATCGAATCGTCCGGCTCCCCCTCGGGGGTCGCGACGGCGGTGGCGGGGCTGCGCCGCGGTGGGCACCTGGTATTGCTCGGACTTCCCCCGAAGCCGGAACAGCCGTTTCCCGCCGGGCTCGTCGCGACGAGAGAACTCACGATCGCCGGCTCGTTCCGTTTCCACACCGAGATGGCCGAGGTGATCGCGGCTCTCGGGGACGGGTCACTCGACGTGGAACCGGTGATCAGCCACGAATTTCCGTTGCGGGAAGCGGAAACCGCGTTCGCGGTGGCCGCCGACCCTTCGGCGTCGGGCAAGGTGCTGCTGCGCTGCTAG
- a CDS encoding glucose 1-dehydrogenase: MTSSLFDLTGKLALVTGSSRGIGNAIARGLAEAGATVVLNGRDEGTLAAARAALGSNAEALAFDVTDEAAVTAAVGELTERHGGVDILVNNAAFQHRQPLLELPLAQWESVLRTDLTSAFVVGRAVAGGMIERGGGKIINICSVQSELARPSIAAYTAAKGGLRNLTRAMTAEWAPHGVRVNGLAPGYFDTELTSALVADTGFSAWVTGRTPAGRWGEVRDLVGPSVFLASAASDFVTGQVLYVDGGMTAVV; encoded by the coding sequence ATGACATCCAGCCTGTTCGACCTGACCGGGAAGCTCGCGCTCGTCACCGGAAGCAGCCGTGGCATCGGCAATGCCATCGCGCGAGGACTCGCCGAAGCCGGAGCGACCGTCGTGCTCAACGGAAGAGACGAGGGCACGCTCGCCGCCGCCCGCGCGGCGCTGGGCTCGAACGCGGAAGCGCTTGCCTTCGACGTGACCGACGAAGCCGCCGTCACGGCGGCCGTCGGCGAACTCACCGAGCGGCACGGCGGGGTCGACATCCTGGTCAACAACGCGGCTTTCCAGCACAGGCAGCCGCTGCTTGAGCTTCCGCTGGCCCAGTGGGAATCGGTGCTGCGCACGGATCTCACGAGCGCGTTCGTCGTGGGAAGGGCCGTCGCGGGCGGCATGATCGAGCGTGGCGGCGGGAAGATCATCAACATCTGTTCGGTGCAGTCGGAGCTGGCGCGGCCCTCGATCGCCGCCTACACGGCCGCCAAGGGCGGGCTGCGCAATCTCACCCGCGCGATGACCGCGGAATGGGCCCCGCACGGGGTGCGGGTCAACGGGCTCGCACCCGGCTACTTCGACACCGAACTGACCTCGGCGCTGGTGGCCGATACCGGATTCAGCGCGTGGGTCACCGGAAGGACACCGGCGGGGCGCTGGGGCGAGGTGCGTGATCTCGTCGGCCCCTCGGTCTTCCTCGCGTCGGCGGCGTCGGACTTCGTCACCGGTCAGGTGCTCTACGTCGACGGCGGAATGACCGCGGTCGTCTGA